From a region of the Canis lupus dingo isolate Sandy chromosome 5, ASM325472v2, whole genome shotgun sequence genome:
- the SPATA2L gene encoding spermatogenesis-associated protein 2-like protein, with amino-acid sequence MGSSSLSEDYRLCLERELRRGRAGVCGDPSLRAVLWQILVEDFDLHGALQDDALALLSDGLWGRADLAPALRGLARAFELLELAAVHLYLLPWRKEFTTIKTFSGGYVHVLKGALSEDLLIQSFQKMGYVPRDNHRLMMAALPPACQLVQVALGCFALRLECEILGEVLAQLGTSVLPAEELLQARRASADVASCVAWLQQRLAREEEPPPLPPRGSPTVYQTQLDLYRDLQEDEGSEEASLYGGPSPGPDSPPPELACQPLLWEQSAKLWGARGGAWEPLGEAEVLPQASSPPYGAMEEELELEREPSAFSFLSLRRELLSQPGAAAVTKAPGSPGRASPQLVHGPSPQALGYQAHSCLAPGALPALCCDTCRQLHAAHCGSLPTCRPGHALRALLSDTQRRLWLQRAQVDSLLYDGTRAQP; translated from the exons ATGGGCAGCAGCTCGCTGTCCGAGGACTACCGTCTGTGCCTGGAGCGCGAGCTGCGGCGTGGGCGCGCGGGCGTGTGCGGGGACCCGTCGCTGCGCGCGGTGCTGTGGCAGATCCTGGTGGAGGACTTCGACCTGCACGGGGCACTGCAGGACGACGCGCTGGCGCTGCTCTCCGACGGGCTGTGGGGCCGCGCCGACCTGGCCCCCGCGCTGCGCGGCCTGGCCCGCGCCTTCGAGCTGCTGGAGCTGGCCGCTGTGCATCTGTACCTGTTGCCCTGGAGGAAGGAGTTCACCACCATCAAG ACCTTTTCAGGAGGCTATGTGCACGTGCTGAAGGGTGCCCTCTCAGAGGACCTCCTCATACAGAGCTTCCAGAAGATGGGTTATGTGCCCAGGGACAACCACCGCCTGATGATGGCTGCCCTACCACCTGCCTGCCAACTGGTTCAAGTGGCTCTGGGCTGCTTTGCCCTTCGGCTGGAGTGTGAGATCCTGGGCGAGGTGCTCGCACAGCTGGGCACCAGCGTGCTGCCAGCTGAGGAGCTGCTGCAGGCACGGCGGGCCAGCGCAGATGTGGCCTCCTGTGTGGCCTGGCTGCAGCAGCGGCTGGCCCGGGAAGAAGAGCCACCGCCTCTGCCCCCTCGGGGCTCCCCCACGGTCTACCAGACCCAGCTGGACCTATACCGGGACCTGCAGGAGGATGAGGGCTCAGAGGAGGCCAGCCTGTACGGCgggccctccccaggccccgaTTCACCACCCCCGGAGCTGGCCTGCCAACCTCTGCTCTGGGAACAGAGCGCCAAACTGTGGGGTgccaggggcggggcctgggagcctCTGGGGGAGGCTGAGGTGCTGCCGCAGGCCAGCAGCCCACCCTATGGGGCcatggaggaggagctggagctggagcggGAGCCTTCcgccttctccttcctctccttgcgACGAGAGCTGCTAAGTCAGCCTGGAGCTGCAGCTGTTACCAAAGCCCCAGGAAGCCCTGGGCGGGCCAGCCCCCAGCTGGTGCATgggcccagcccccaggccctaGGCTACCAGGCACACAGCTGCCTAGCTCCGggtgccctgcctgccctctgctgTGACACCTGTCGCCAGCTGCACGCTGCTCATTGTGGCAGCCTGCCCACCTGCCGTCCAGGCCACGCGCTTCGTGCACTGCTCAGTGATACACAACGGCGCCTTTGGCTACAGCGTGCACAGGTGGACTCCTTGCTCTATGACGGGACCAGGGCCCAACCTTAG